One part of the Arachidicoccus terrestris genome encodes these proteins:
- a CDS encoding SusD/RagB family nutrient-binding outer membrane lipoprotein: MKTKIHTIIYILLTGALFLGSCTKKFDEINTNPDKSVSTSAAALATNMITSISSAEIASTKSFMQPFMMGKYILWTEQQEGAQYNKIVRAGFGRLEVLRNVPAMLQYAAGLTDGTQPSYEALGHFIRAWEFFYTTMQVGDIPYSEAVKGKSDGIIKPKYDAQKEVFAGILNELDSANLLFGKGADFEGDFVFGGDVAKWQRLTNSFELYVLMSLSHQSDDPDLNVKERFKTIATTRNLMRNNADNFAVTYQNTGGLCYPWSNTPVQVNSFVIYPVVGRNLIEPLKALKDRRLFYFTEPAAAKIKAGLPASDYNAYVGVEASDPINQVKLAHDNGLFCDVNARYVELFNPEPVGLFNYWDLQFILAEGAVRGWLPTSGAEGYFDQGIQGSMSFLMAHTDEKYTHGMPITDSYIHDYLSTVNLSGTAEQKIEQIITQKYLAGFLHDVNYTAWYENRRTGYPVFKLNASTNLNQPNTQFPKRWLYPQNELDHNADNVSAAIQSQYDGNDNVNNLMWILK; encoded by the coding sequence ATGAAAACGAAAATTCATACAATAATATATATACTGCTGACAGGGGCACTGTTTTTGGGCAGCTGTACCAAAAAATTTGATGAGATCAATACCAATCCGGATAAGTCAGTCAGCACCAGTGCCGCGGCATTGGCGACGAATATGATTACCTCTATTTCGTCCGCAGAGATCGCTTCCACTAAGTCGTTCATGCAGCCTTTTATGATGGGCAAGTATATTCTCTGGACGGAGCAGCAGGAAGGGGCCCAGTATAATAAGATCGTAAGAGCGGGTTTTGGCAGACTGGAAGTACTTAGAAATGTACCCGCAATGCTTCAATATGCAGCGGGCCTGACAGATGGCACACAACCTTCTTACGAAGCACTGGGGCATTTTATCCGGGCCTGGGAGTTCTTTTATACCACCATGCAGGTAGGAGATATCCCGTATAGTGAAGCGGTCAAGGGGAAATCTGACGGTATTATCAAGCCAAAGTATGATGCCCAGAAAGAAGTCTTTGCCGGCATTCTAAATGAATTAGACAGCGCTAATCTTCTTTTTGGCAAAGGTGCAGATTTTGAAGGAGATTTTGTTTTCGGGGGAGACGTAGCCAAATGGCAAAGACTGACCAACAGTTTTGAACTCTATGTACTGATGTCACTTTCGCATCAGAGTGACGATCCCGATCTGAATGTCAAGGAAAGGTTTAAAACGATTGCCACCACCAGAAACCTAATGCGCAATAATGCGGACAATTTCGCCGTGACCTACCAAAATACAGGCGGTCTCTGTTATCCCTGGTCCAACACGCCTGTTCAGGTCAATTCTTTTGTGATTTATCCGGTGGTCGGACGCAATTTGATTGAACCGCTTAAGGCTTTAAAAGACCGCAGGCTGTTCTATTTTACGGAACCGGCAGCCGCCAAAATCAAAGCCGGCCTGCCTGCCTCAGATTACAATGCTTATGTCGGAGTGGAAGCTTCTGATCCCATCAACCAGGTCAAGCTGGCTCATGATAACGGATTGTTCTGCGATGTAAACGCCCGCTATGTGGAGCTCTTTAATCCGGAGCCTGTAGGGCTGTTTAATTATTGGGATCTGCAGTTTATACTGGCGGAAGGGGCGGTCAGAGGCTGGCTGCCGACCTCCGGTGCGGAAGGCTATTTTGATCAGGGCATTCAAGGTTCAATGTCGTTTTTAATGGCGCATACCGACGAAAAATATACGCATGGCATGCCGATCACCGATAGTTATATCCACGATTATTTGTCAACGGTTAACCTGAGCGGCACAGCTGAGCAAAAAATTGAACAGATTATTACCCAAAAATACCTGGCCGGCTTTCTGCATGACGTTAATTATACAGCGTGGTATGAGAACAGACGCACGGGGTATCCGGTTTTCAAACTCAATGCCTCTACCAATCTCAATCAGCCGAATACCCAATTTCCTAAAAGGTGGTTATACCCGCAAAACGAGCTGGATCATAACGCGGACAATGTCTCGGCAGCCATTCAAAGCCAGTATGATGGTAACGACAACGTCAATAACCTTATGTGGATCTTAAAATAG